The following DNA comes from Osmerus eperlanus chromosome 5, fOsmEpe2.1, whole genome shotgun sequence.
CTGGCGTCTCCCACGTCATAGTTATGATCATTGCAGAACAGGCCATCTTGTCCCCTGTGGCAGACATTGAAGGGGCTGATGAGTGCTTTGGTGGAGCTGATAAACAGGCCGTGCAACAGCACAAGGACATAGAGCATCTGGGCGagtaggagcaggaggagaaaacACACGAAAGACCTCCGCTTCCCCAAAGGCTTCATGTCTCTGTCCTGTTGAAGCAAGGTTATAAATTAACAAATACTAGTTGATCAATTGTGTCTTTGATAATGATTTACTGCTTATGAGCCTTGAAACAGTTGGCTACCTAATATTAACCCTACTGCTTGCAAACACCCATATTGCCACACAGTCTTGTTTTCATTTGAGAGTAAAACATCAGGCGTGGAAAGCATTAGGCTATATACAATAAGCATATATGTTCAACAACGATTTGGAGAAAACCATCGAAAATTAACATTAAATGTAAGGCCTATCTGTAATTACCTTGGAATTTTTACTTCTTGTAGCTGTTGTATAATGTTCTTAACTTGCCACGAGAATGTATTCAAGTGTTGAGGTATATTTTGATAGCTTTACCTACAACGGACTCGTAAAAGTAGTTTGTAGTTTCACTTTTAACTTACGTTGCAAGCTAATGTTCAACTTATCAGCTGAGCAAAGCAGCTGACTATCTTGCGTTTATGACTAAACGCAGCTCACATTAATCCAATGCGTTATCTGTTAgaatgaaatgaaaatgaaaatgttgaTGAATTTGGAGTTTCTGGGGATTACCCAGTCTCCACAGTCCTGTACCATTACCCTGTTGTGTTTGCTTAGCCAGTCCCTTTCCAGAAGATTTCAAGCATCTGTATCGACAGATTCTGTAGCCTACGCCTACATTAATCTTGCCACATCTTAATAACACTGCTCCAGATCACTGGTTAGCCAAACTACAATTTTCTACCAATCTCAATTAttcttattttatatatattttggttTAAAACGAAAGAGACACATAAGCAGCGATATTCAAGGCGAATAAAAGCCTAAGGAAAAGGATCCTGTAGCATGAAAAACTGGAATTGTAGTTCATTGGTTAGGAAGTCAAACGTGCAGATTTATGTCTGTCAACAATCTGTTGAGGCAGGAATGTTacgtaatattgcacatatagACACATCGCTTTTTGTAAGATGTAAGCTATGGTGCAACCGTCCAAATATGTTAAATCACTTTCTCAAAGCAAGCTGATCggcaatacaaaataaatagcCTATACGTAACGTAAATAAACCCTAGCTTGATGCCAAAAGTTTAAATTGAGTGCTCACATTGTTTCATCTTGGCAGTCATATGAAACTCAATCGACTGTCCAGACGAAAAAATAGTTGGGGAAGTTACACACAACATGCatagtggagggagagatgaggaaaggaagCCTGTTTGTATGATTGGGATTGTGCAGTAAACTATCCGGGTCTACCCACCTCCTCAGCATAAGGTGCACGAGCGAGAGGGGCGCGCTTATCCAAAGAGACAACCTCAGTCGCTTttacaatgccccccccccccctcccttccctttccctgtcGCGCGCTCTGTCAATTCGTGCGTGCCTCGCCAAGTAGTGAGAGCACAAGAAGACCTCCCGACTCTCGCCCTCTTTTACAGCTCAACTCGCTTTTTATTCCACTGCAAATAGGATAATACGGTTGGTGACTTCATTCTCTTAAATCGTCTTTATACGCTCTCAATGATTATATTTGATATGTTTCTGATTCATTGTTTTATGTAATGGGTCTGATTTACCAAAGGCTGTTCCAGCTTGTTCAGCACGATAGGGAGGCGGGGTCGCCTCCAAGGGCTTCTTTGTTCTTTCTCCGTTCAATTTAATCTCATACGCGTACATATTGTGCGCTCATTCAAACACTAATTAACAGCAATTAATGCGTTCCTCTAGCCGGGGATGTCACAGTTTGTGATACTTTAATGAGGTGTCCGGAGTCATCTGTTATCTGTGGGTGACTCGTGTTGCTCCTAATGGACGGGAGCTGGAAGGTGTGGTTAATTAactttggaagaaaaaaaatcgaaTATTTTTCATTTCCTAACCaccagtttttttttacagtgcgcTTCAGTGAAAAATCTAACTCAATTCGAAAGACTAGatttcatattttatttaaaaaacaatataCACAACTTAGGTTGGAGATTCGTGAAGGGAGTCCAGGAGTCCAACCTGGGCTCCGGAAGAAGTGTGTAAAGTCGCGTGCAATTTGCTGTGAATTGTGAGGTTTAATTTCTCTGCAGCGGGTTTGATTTATGGTCGCATGCACCCGCGTACCCCATGAACATGTACATATCACGCACGTGCGCTTGCAGCGCGGCGCGCCCACTTCGGGCTTCAATAGTATAGAGAACACGTGATACCCGTTCGGGAAGAGAACATTATGTTCTAATGCATAGATGCTCAGTGCGCCTTGTTGCCATTTAATAAGACTTGTTAGACATATTAACACAATAATTAGACATGTTTTGACAAATCTACCCCATAAATGACGATGTCATGACTTTCTAATATTATGTTGGATAGTTCTTGCCTTTCAAAATTAAGCTTGCATAAAGGGTACTTGGTTACTCTTTAAATCTTTCCTTCTGTCAGTTGGTACCATTATTGATTTACGACTTTAAGTCTTGGTCTTTAGAAACATTTGTTCTAGCACACGTTGAACACCATGGACAACACAGGCAGTCAAGTTCCCCATGGTTGGTTACATAATCCTGTGTATGGACACCTTGATGCTTGAAGTTGATAAACCACTTTTGGAAGTCTCCTACTCTTTGAGGCACATGGAACagtgtgttcattttttgtgtgtttttttttggtagcCTTTGTGTGTCATGTCAGTAATAAGCAATGGAAAACAGTACTGTATAGCGCCTTAGTAAAACCAATCAGGGTCAACACAGTGAAATGTGACTTCTAATGTATGATGCAATGtaaccaaatacagaattgtggGAAACCTGTTTCCTCTTGATAAATgcaaaatacatattttctaAGTTTTAATAATAGTACAGCATAGCCACCTTATTTTGAGGTTAGGTATCTCAATCAGTCCAGTATGGCCCTTggaaaccaaacaaacacacaggtttgtCATGGGGACCCTATTGTTTGTGCCGTAACTGTTGAATATCAAATTTTTCCACCTCAGTAACTGGCATTGACATAAGTAaaatattcccccccccctcctcaggtgTTGCCATGGGAAACAGGTTCAGCAGGAGACGGGACGGCCCGGCTAATGGAGCCGAGGCCCCAGCAGCAGAGGAGAAGGCTGCAGATGAGCCAGTGGCCACCCCCCAGGCAGAGGCGGCCCCAGTGAGTCAGGAGGTCCAGGAGGCCGGGAAACCGGCAAGCCCCATTGAGGAGCCAGTGGCGGCAGCCATTGCCGAACCTGTAGTCGAATCAGTACCAGAGCCAGTCGCAAAGGCGGAGCCTGAGCCCAAGCTGCCTGAGCCAGAGGCCCCAGTTGCTTCAGCCCCACTGGTAGATCTCACCCCGGAGCCAGTGGCAAAGGTCGAGGCTGAGCTAGTGGAAGAacctgcccctccacccccaacccAGCCAGAACCAGAACCCCTGGTCTCACTCAGCAAGGTTCCCGAACCTGTTCCAGAACCAGTCCCAGAGCCTGttgcagaaccagaaccagtccCACAGCCTGTTGCAGAACCTGTTGCAGAACCAGTCCCAGAACCTGttgcagaaccagaaccagtccCAGAGCCTGTTGCAGAACCACTCCCAGAGCCTGTCGCAGAACCAGAGCCACACCCAGAGCCTGTCGCAGAACCAGAACCACTCCCAGAGCCTGTCGCAGAGCCAGTCCTAGTGTCTGTTCCAGAGCCAGAAGCAGTTCCAGAGCTCCTCACCCAGGAGCTTCTCCCTGAGCCAGTCCTGTCAgagcctctcttctcctcagacCCCTTGGTAGACCTGGCAGTCCCAGAGATCACTCCACAGCTGCTCGATGCTTCTCCCTCCCCAACCTCAGACCACGCCCACAGCCCAGAGCCCGCCTATCCTGATGTGCCCACAGATCTCCCGGGGGAAGAGGAATGCCTCGACAGCATTGAGGCTGCAGTGAATTCCGTTCCTGTCCCTGAAGATCCTAAGGAATCCTGGGAATCTCTGGAGAAGCCACTTGAGCAGGAGTGTGTCGGCGGagctgagaatgtggagcagcTCCTGTTTGATATCAACACCGACGTTGGTGACAGCGGACTCCTAAAGCACTTAGACGTGACAGGAAATGATCTTGTCAATGACCTCCTGGCCAACGACATCGGCATCCCAGACGACATTCCCATCGCTGACGGCAGCCCCTCCAATGAGCTGATGTGAGCCAACTGAGGCGGAAGCAAAACGCAAAAAACaaacaggaggggaggaaaaggaCAATGACGATCAATCTGAAGACGCTGTGAAGGAGATCCAACAACAATGAAACTAGTACTTTAATGTTCGTCTTAAAAGGCTAAAGGGAAAATAAACAACCAGCTTCTTGAGGAGACAGTGATGTAGGCGTGTAGCACTTTCGCTATCGGTTTAAGACAAGTTAATACTTCTATGTCAATGCCTTCTATGACTGTAGGTTAATAAAGGGATCTCTGGTGAAAGTAACAGCCACtggcagg
Coding sequences within:
- the LOC134021459 gene encoding protein TsetseEP-like isoform X1 is translated as MGNRFSRRRDGPANGAEAPAAEEKAADEPVATPQAEAAPVSQEVQEAGKPASPIEEPVAAAIAEPVVESVPEPVAKAEPEPKLPEPEAPVASAPLVDLTPEPVAKVEAELVEEPAPPPPTQPEPEPLVSLSKVPEPVPEPVPEPVAEPEPVPQPVAEPVAEPVPEPVAEPEPVPEPVAEPLPEPVAEPEPHPEPVAEPEPLPEPVAEPVLVSVPEPEAVPELLTQELLPEPVLSEPLFSSDPLVDLAVPEITPQLLDASPSPTSDHAHSPEPAYPDVPTDLPGEEECLDSIEAAVNSVPVPEDPKESWESLEKPLEQECVGGAENVEQLLFDINTDVGDSGLLKHLDVTGNDLVNDLLANDIGIPDDIPIADGSPSNELM
- the LOC134021459 gene encoding protein TsetseEP-like isoform X3 → MGNRFSRRRDGPANGAEAPAAEEKAADEPVATPQAEAAPVSQEVQEAGKPASPIEEPVAAAIAEPVVESVPEPVAKAEPEPKLPEPEAPVASAPLVDLTPEPVAKVEAELVEEPAPPPPTQPEPEPLVSLSKVPEPVPEPVPEPVAEPEPVPEPVAEPLPEPVAEPEPHPEPVAEPEPLPEPVAEPVLVSVPEPEAVPELLTQELLPEPVLSEPLFSSDPLVDLAVPEITPQLLDASPSPTSDHAHSPEPAYPDVPTDLPGEEECLDSIEAAVNSVPVPEDPKESWESLEKPLEQECVGGAENVEQLLFDINTDVGDSGLLKHLDVTGNDLVNDLLANDIGIPDDIPIADGSPSNELM
- the LOC134021459 gene encoding diacylglycerol kinase kappa-like isoform X2 translates to MGNRFSRRRDGPANGAEAPAAEEKAADEPVATPQAEAAPVSQEVQEAGKPASPIEEPVAAAIAEPVVESVPEPVAKAEPEPKLPEPEAPVASAPLVDLTPEPVAKVEAELVEEPAPPPPTQPEPEPLVSLSKVPEPVPEPVPEPVAEPEPVPQPVAEPEPVPEPVAEPLPEPVAEPEPHPEPVAEPEPLPEPVAEPVLVSVPEPEAVPELLTQELLPEPVLSEPLFSSDPLVDLAVPEITPQLLDASPSPTSDHAHSPEPAYPDVPTDLPGEEECLDSIEAAVNSVPVPEDPKESWESLEKPLEQECVGGAENVEQLLFDINTDVGDSGLLKHLDVTGNDLVNDLLANDIGIPDDIPIADGSPSNELM
- the LOC134021459 gene encoding protein TsetseEP-like isoform X4, yielding MGNRFSRRRDGPANGAEAPAAEEKAADEPVATPQAEAAPVSQEVQEAGKPASPIEEPVAAAIAEPVVESVPEPVAKAEPEPKLPEPEAPVASAPLVDLTPEPVAKVEAELVEEPAPPPPTQPEPEPLVSLSKVPEPVPEPVPEPEPVPEPVAEPLPEPVAEPEPHPEPVAEPEPLPEPVAEPVLVSVPEPEAVPELLTQELLPEPVLSEPLFSSDPLVDLAVPEITPQLLDASPSPTSDHAHSPEPAYPDVPTDLPGEEECLDSIEAAVNSVPVPEDPKESWESLEKPLEQECVGGAENVEQLLFDINTDVGDSGLLKHLDVTGNDLVNDLLANDIGIPDDIPIADGSPSNELM